A DNA window from Methanobacteriaceae archaeon contains the following coding sequences:
- the cbiM gene encoding cobalt ECF transporter S component CbiM, which produces MHIMEGYLPFNWCIIWLVISLIVVAYGIYQIKKIIEEHPESKALLAVSGAFMFVLSSLKLPSVTGSCSHPCGNGLSAAIFGPAVASVLATIVLLFQAILLAHGGLTTIGANIFSMGIVGPFAAWFVYKSLTKANVSSTVAIFFAAFLGDLLTYVTTSIQLALAFPIPTFTASLGKFLVIFAVTQVPLAIGEGILTVIIWDRLKAYKPKLLDKLGVLAPNEA; this is translated from the coding sequence ATGCATATTATGGAAGGATATTTGCCATTTAACTGGTGTATTATATGGTTAGTCATATCATTAATTGTAGTTGCTTATGGTATTTATCAAATTAAAAAAATTATAGAGGAACACCCGGAATCTAAAGCATTGCTCGCAGTATCTGGTGCATTCATGTTTGTTTTATCATCCTTGAAATTACCTTCCGTTACAGGAAGTTGTTCTCATCCTTGTGGTAATGGGTTAAGTGCAGCAATTTTTGGCCCTGCTGTAGCTTCAGTACTTGCCACTATTGTTCTTTTGTTCCAAGCAATTTTGCTTGCTCACGGTGGTTTAACAACTATTGGTGCTAATATTTTCTCAATGGGTATTGTAGGTCCTTTTGCAGCTTGGTTTGTATACAAATCATTGACAAAAGCAAATGTTTCTTCTACAGTTGCAATTTTCTTTGCAGCATTCTTAGGAGATTTATTGACTTATGTAACAACTTCTATTCAATTAGCACTTGCGTTCCCGATTCCAACATTCACCGCATCATTAGGTAAATTCTTAGTTATTTTCGCAGTAACTCAAGTTCCATTAGCTATTGGTGAAGGTATATTGACTGTAATTATTTGGGACAGATTAAAAGCTTACAAACCAAAATTATTAGATAAACTTGGAGTATTAGCTCCTAATGAAGCATAA
- the pyrF gene encoding orotidine-5'-phosphate decarboxylase: MEIKNNLILALDVMSENEAIDICDSIKEYIDTIKIGYPLALAEGLEIINKLKDKFGFKVICDFKVADIDATNSKICDETFKAGADAIICHGFVGNDSVQACLDMANKHGKELFLLTEMSHPGAKMFLQKNADEIAKMGVEMGITNYVAPATRLDRLSDIRNIVGKDSYIISPGVGKQGGDGKKTLEFSNAIIVGRSIYEAEDPKLACENLIKSLE; encoded by the coding sequence ATGGAAATAAAAAACAACTTAATTCTAGCGCTTGACGTAATGAGTGAAAACGAAGCTATTGATATTTGCGATTCTATTAAAGAATACATTGATACAATTAAAATCGGATACCCATTAGCACTTGCAGAAGGTCTTGAAATCATAAACAAATTAAAAGACAAATTTGGATTCAAGGTTATTTGTGACTTTAAAGTAGCAGATATTGATGCTACAAACTCAAAAATCTGTGACGAAACATTCAAGGCTGGAGCAGATGCAATTATCTGTCATGGATTTGTTGGAAATGACAGTGTACAGGCATGTTTGGATATGGCAAACAAACATGGAAAAGAATTATTTTTACTTACTGAAATGTCCCACCCAGGAGCTAAAATGTTTTTACAAAAAAATGCTGATGAAATAGCTAAAATGGGAGTTGAAATGGGAATTACAAACTATGTAGCACCGGCAACAAGACTTGACAGATTATCAGATATTAGAAATATTGTCGGCAAAGACTCATACATTATCTCTCCAGGTGTTGGAAAACAGGGCGGAGACGGTAAAAAAACTCTTGAGTTCTCAAATGCTATTATTGTTGGAAGAAGCATTTATGAAGCAGAAGATCCAAAATTAGCATGTGAAAATCTTATCAAATCATTAGAATAA
- a CDS encoding DUF5654 family protein: MANEVTKLIIETILGLITTAFAFVAGLAWNDAIQKLIETFIGTGDALPSLFTYAITVTIVAVVVTVLIARVAAKMGVDIDE; this comes from the coding sequence ATGGCAAACGAAGTAACAAAATTAATCATTGAAACAATATTAGGTTTAATTACAACTGCATTTGCATTTGTTGCAGGTTTAGCATGGAACGATGCAATCCAAAAATTAATTGAAACATTTATTGGAACTGGAGATGCACTTCCAAGTTTATTTACCTACGCTATTACAGTAACCATTGTTGCTGTTGTTGTAACTGTTCTTATTGCAAGAGTAGCTGCTAAAATGGGCGTAGATATAGACGAATAA